One stretch of Armigeres subalbatus isolate Guangzhou_Male chromosome 2, GZ_Asu_2, whole genome shotgun sequence DNA includes these proteins:
- the LOC134217970 gene encoding drosulfakinins, with protein MARLTLSILTSLVIYFTYQNLVSEALSTSGISSSSNSKSTRSADTLENLLSQDEGPNKFQGSWYKNAYNQRFAGPGAPGHIGTYTILRRSSALGTGSKLPLAYLADISFIDDEDVEKRFDDYGHMRFGKRGGGGEGEQFDDYGHMRFGRRR; from the coding sequence ATGGCTCGTCTAACATTATCAATTCTGACCTCGCTCGTCATCTATTTCACCTATCAGAATTTGGTCAGTGAAGCACTCTCAACCAGTGGAATCAGCAGCAGTAGTAACTCAAAATCTACCAGAAGTGCGGATACGTTAGAGAATCTTCTAAGTCAAGACGAGGGACCGAACAAATTCCAGGGTAGCTGGTACAAGAATGCTTACAATCAAAGATTTGCCGGGCCGGGAGCTCCAGGGCACATCGGAACGTACACCATACTTCGACGATCCTCAGCATTGGGGACTGGTTCGAAGCTCCCGTTGGCATACCTGGCCGATATTAGCTTCATCGATGACGAAGACGTGGAAAAGCGATTCGACGACTATGGCCACATGCGATTCGGAAAACGTGGCGGCGGTGGTGAAGGTGAGCAGTTCGACGATTACGGACACATGCGATTCGGAAGACGACGGTAA